Genomic segment of Kibdelosporangium phytohabitans:
CCTCTGCGACGAGATCGATCCCGTCCCGGCCGGCCTGGCCGACACGGTCGGCTTCGCGCTCGAGCACACCGATCCCGGCGGCGAGACCCTCCGGCCGGTGACCCAGGGCGCGGACGACCGCTCGCGGGTGCGTGTCTTCGGCGGCGCCGACACGACCATCCTGATCTCGGTCGTCGAAAGCGGCGCTGTCACTGTCCGCGTGGACGGCTGGGTCGCGCCCGCGGCCGCCTGCCGTGTCCGGCTGCGCACGACGGCCGGTGTCCTCGAAGTATCCGCCAACGCCGCCGGGCGGTTCACGTACGCGGCCGTACGCCGGGGGCCCGCGAAGATCTCCCTCTGTGGCAAGGATTGCGTGTCGACACCGGCACTGCGTCTCTGAGCAGTGTCCACTGGCGACGGCGGAACGCGGGATACGTACCCTCGTACGTACTCTCACGGAGGCCGGCGACTGGTGGGTTGGGCAATGTGACGACCAGCTTGATCACAGTCGTCTCAGCCCTGCAAGGAGTCGCCATGTTCCGGAGGTCGATCGTCCTCCTCGCCGCGGTTCTCGCGTTCAGTCCCGGCGTTGCCGCGGCCGGCGCGAGCGCGCCGGCTGCCAACCCGTACGAACGCGGGCCCGCACCCACCGAGCAGGCGTTGCTCGCGCCGCTCGGCAGTTTCACGTACTCGACAGTCGTCGTCCCGCGCTCGCAGGTCACCGGGTTCGGCGGCGGGACGATCTACTACCCGGACGACACCAGCCAAGGCACGTACGGCGGTGTGGTCGCCGTGCCCGGGTTCGTCTCACCCGAAGGCGCGGTCGCCTGGCTCGGTCCGCACATGGCCTCCCGCGGCTTCGTGGTCTTCACGATCGCGACCACCAGCCCCTTCGACCAGCCCACGGCCCGGGGCAAGCAACTGTTGGCCGCATTGGACCACCTCACGCAGCGCACGCCCGACGCGGTCCGCAAGCGGCTCGACCCGGCACGACTCGCTGTGACAGGCCATTCGATGGGCGGGGGAGGCGCGCTCTACGCGTCGGGAGCCCGGCCCGGCATCAAGGCGGCGATCCCGCTCGCACCGTACAACCAGGACAAGACCTGGAACGAGGTCGCCACGCCCACGCTGGTCGTGGGCGGCAGTGCCGATCAGATAGCCAGTGTCGACAAGCACGCCAGGCCGTTCTACAACAGCCTCACCGGCGCCCGTGATCGCGGTCTGCTCAACGTCGCCGCAGCTGACCACGGCGACTTCACGCAGGAGAACAGCATCACCGGCCGGTACGCCGCCGCCTGGCTGAAACGGTTCGTCGACGAGGACACCCGCTACGACCAGTACCTTTGCCCGGCGACCGGCGGCCCCGGGGTGACCGAGTACAGCGCGTCCTGTCCGCTGTCCTGAACGAGCTCGGTCCCGCTTGGCTGACCTAAGCAGCGACACGCTACTAGCATGCATCGACATGAGCGGTGTTGCTCACCCGGCCGTGTCGGCGGGGTTGATGGAGGTGACCAGCTACGTCGGGCGGCGTGGTGAGCACGCCGAGGTGCGGCGCCTGCTGGGATCGGCGAGGCTGATCACGCTCACCGGTCCCGGCGGCGTCGGCAAGACGAGGCTGGCGGCGCGGCTCCTGCGTGACTCCGCGAAAGCGTTCCAGGACGGCGCCGTGTTCGCCGGTTTCGCCGAACTCCGAGATCCGGCCCTGGTCCCCGCGCTCGTGGCGGACAGGGTGGGCCTGCACGACCGGTCGGACGAGCCGACTTTGCACACCGTGGTCGCCCACCTGCGAGACCGCGCCACCTTGCTGGTGCTGGACAACTGCGAGCACCTGGTGGGGGCGTGCGCCGCGTTGGCCGAGGCTGTCCTGCTGGAATGCCCGCGTGTGGTGGTGCTCGCGACAAGCAGGCAGTCGCTGGGCGTCCAAGGTGAACAGATTTTCCCGGTGCCGCCGCTGCGTGTGCCCGAAGAGGACACGATCGAGCCGTCCGACTACGACAGTGTCCAGTTGTTCCAGGACAGGGCGTCGGCGGTGGTGCCGTCCTTCCGCGTGCGCGCGGACAACAGCGCGGACGTGGCCCGGTTGTGCCGTCAGCTCGAAGGGTTGCCGCTGGCGATCGAACTGGCGGCGGCCCGGATCCGGTCGTTGTCGCCGCGCCAGATCGCCGAGCGGCTGACGCGGCGGCTGGCGTTGCTGACGTCCGGTCCGCGCACGGCTCCCGAACGGCAGCAGACCCTGCGGGCCACCATCGAGTGGAGCTACCAGCTGTGTTCCGAGGCGGAGCAACGGGTGTGGCGGCGGGTTTCGGTGTTCGCCGGGTCGTTCGACCTCGACGCCGCCGAGTTCGTCTGCGCGGAGCCGGGTGCTGTCCTCGACCTGGTCGACGGTCTGCTGGACAAGTCCGTTCTGCTGCGGGAGCAGCACGACGACGTGGCGCGCTACCGGATGCTGGAGACACTGCGGGAGTACGGGCAGGAGGAGCTGCGGCGATCCGGTGACCTGCCGGAAGCCGGACGGCGGCACCGCGACTGGTTCGACCGGACGACCGGGACCGCCGACGCGGAGTGGTTCAGCTCCGGCCAGGTCGTGTGGGTGGCTCGGCTGCGCCGGGATCACGCGAACCTGCGTGCGGCGCTGGAGTGGTCGCTGACCGAGCCGGGCGAAGCCGCTGTGGCGTTGCGGATGGCCGCGCGCGTCAACGAATACTGGACGCTGCGCGGCTCCTGCATGGAAGGCAGGGGCTGGCTGGACCGCGCACTGGCCGCGACCCCGGCCGGCCACCCCGATCGGCCGTTGGCGTTGAGCGTCAACGCGCTGCACGCGCTGTGGCTCTTCGACGTCGAGGTCACCGAAGCCAGGCTGGCCGAGGCCGGGCAACACCCCGCCGGACCGGCGTCCACCCACCTCGCCCTCGTCCGCAGCCTCACCGCGATGTTGCAGGGCCAGTTCGCCGAAGCGGCCGAGCTGGCGACGAGCGCGGCGGCGGCATGCCGCGCGCACGGCGACCTCCGGCGGGAAGTGCACCCGCTGTTCATCAAGGCCGTGTCGACCGCGGTGCTCGGCGACCTGGCGGGCGCGCGGCGTGGGGTGCGAAAGATGCTCGCTCTCACCGGACCGGTCGGAGACGCCTACTACCACACGATGTCGCTGTACGCCCAAGCCGTTGTCGAGGTGCTCTACGGGGATCCGGTGGTGGCGCGGCGCGCGGCGCTGGCCGGAGTCGGCGCGAACCTGACGATCGGCAGCCGGTTCGGCGCCGCGCACCACGTCGAAGCGCTCGCCTGGGCGTGCACGTGCCTGGACGAGCACCTGCGTTCCGCGACGCTGCTCGGTATCGCCTCCCGGTTGTGGGATCTCGTCGGCATGTCCCCGGAAGCCGCGAAGTCCTTGTCCACACCGCATTTCGAGCACCTCCGCCGCACCAGGAAGGCCCTGGGCGCGGCCCGGTTCGACGAGGCCCGCGCGACCGGGCGGGCGCTGCCGGAGGACCAGGCGATGGACTACGTGCTGGACGGGCCGTCCGAGCCGGTGTCCCCGACGGCCAGGCCCCGCACGGACCACCCGCTCACGGCACGCGAGCTGGAGATCGCCGGCCTGGTCGCCGAAGGCCTGTCCAACAGGGAGATCGCCGCACGGCTCGTCATCTCGCTGCGCACCGCCGAGACGCACGTCCAGCACATCCTGACCAAGCTGGACACGAGCAACCGCACCCAGATCGCCCGCTGGTTCGCCACCCGGCGTACGTAGTGATCTACGTGTTTTCACGCTTACCGGCGGATCCGCCCGACCTGAGACTGAACGACCCCGTACTCCGGCGCGACGCCGGGCGAGCCAAGGGAGTTCAGTGTTCACCCAGGTACCACCGGCGTCGTGGACCTCAGGTCTGCCATCCGCGCGGTTGTGGGCCGCGCTGCCGCGTGAGCTGGCGGTCCACTTCAGACCGCGGGTCGATCCGCTCGTACGCGCCATCCTGCGGGAAGTGCGGCCGGCAGTGCCGGAGTACCGGCAGCAGCCCGAGGGTGTGGCTGTCCGGCAAGCGATCACCCGGTGCCTCGACACTGTCGGCGCGCCTGCCGCGGTCGCGCAGGAAGCGTGGAAGACCGTGTTCCGCGACCTCGGCAGGGCCGAGTACGACGCAGGCCGCGACTTGAGCCGTCTGCAGTCGGCGTACCGCGTCGGCGGCCGTGTCGCGTGGCGTCACGTCCGGGAGTTCGGCCGTGCCAGCGATGTCCGCGCGGATGTGCTCTACATCTGCGCCGAAGCCATTTTCGCCTTCGTCGACGAGATCTCCGCACTGTCCATCGAGGGCTACACGGCGGCGATGACGCACGCCACGGACACGCTGGCCTCGCGCCGGAGGCGATTGGTCGACCTGCTCGTCGCCGATCAGCCGGTCGCGCCGCACACGATCGCCGAACGGGCAGCGTCGGCGAGGTGGCCGGTGCCGGACCTCGTCACCGTGGTCGCTGTCGAACCTGGCGCGGACGACCACGAGTTCGTGCCGTCCGGGCTGCCCGCCGAGGTCCTCGTCGATCTGGTGCGCGCCCAGCCGTGCCTGATCACCCCGGAACGCCACCTGAGGGGTCTCGCCGCGCGGCTACCGGGTCGGCGCTTGGCTGTCGGACCGGCCACGCGGATCGCCGACGTACCGCGGTCGTTGTCGTTGGCACGCCGCACGCTGGCGCTCGTCCGCCGTGGGGTGCTGCCGGACAGGCCCGTCTCCCACTGCGCAGAGCACCTGGGCACGTTGTGGTTGCTGGGTGACGAGTTCCTCGCTCGGGAGATCCGGGCCCGCAGCCTGCGACCGTTCGACGGCCTGAAGCCGGCGCAGCGCAGGAGGCTCGGCGAAACGCTTCTGGTGTGGCTGCGGACGCGGGGCAGTGTGCTCGCCACCGCGAAGGAACTCAAGGTGCACCCGCAGACCGTGCGGTATCGCGTGCACCAGTTGACCGAGTTGTTCGGCGACCGGCTCGACAACGCCGACGACCGGCTCAACCTCCAGATCGCGCTGCGCGCGGACGTGCTGCTCGACCGCTGACCGGTTCGCGGGGTGCCGCGGGCACCGGGTCCGTTACCCTCTGGCCTGAATACTTACCACGTGGTAGAAATCGTGAGAGCGCTTCCATCATCGCTGGTGTCAGGGGGTCCGCGTGACCGACGTGTCCGTTCAGCTGTACTCGGTGCGAGACGAGTTCGCCGAGAACCCGGGAGAGGTCCTCCGCAGGCTCGCGGAGATCGGGTTCACCCAGGTCGAGCCGTACGGCCTCGCCGAGAACGCCGCCGTGCTGCGAACCGGCCTGCGGGCCAACGACCTCGCCGCGCCGACCGCGCACGCCAGGTTGATCGACGCCGGCCAGCACGCCGTGTTCGCGGCAGCCGCCGACTGCGGTGTGCGCGTCGTGATCGACCCGTTCGTGCCCGCCGGGAAATGGCAGACCGCGGCGGACATCGCGGCCACCGCCGACGCGTTGAACGCCGCCGCCGCGATCGCACCCGAGTACGGCGTCACAGTCGGGTACCACAACCACTGGTGGGAGCTGGAATCCCGGATCGACGGCCGCAGCGCGTTCGAGGTGTTCGCCGACCTGCTGGATCCGGAGATCGTGCTCGAGGTCGACACGTACTGGGCGACAGCCGGTGGCGAGGACGCGCCTGCGCTGCTGCGCCGCCTCGGCGACCGCGTGCACGCCATCCACGTCAAGGACGGCGGTCTCGCCGTGGACGCGTCGGGACAAGTCCCGGCCGGGCAGGGCAGTGTGCCCGTGGCCGATGTGCTCGCGGCGGCGCCCAGAGCCCTGCGGGTCGTCGAATTCGACCGCTACGACGGGGACATCTTCGACGGCATCGCCGCCAGCTACGCCTACCTGAAGGGGCACAAGGCATGAGCGTCGGCGTCGGCGTCATCGGTGCGGGCGTCATCAGCGAGACGTACCTGACCAACCTCTCCAGCTTCCCGGACGTGCACGTGGTGCGGGTCGCGGACCTGGACACCGCCCGCGCCCAGGCCCAAGCCGGCAAACACGGTGTACCCCGCGCAGGCACGGTCGCCGACCTGTTCACCGATCCGGACGTGGAACTGGTCGTCAACCTGACGATCCCGGCCGCGCACGTCGAGGTCGGCCTGGCCGCGCTGGACGCGGGCAAGCACGTCTGGTCGGAGAAACCAGTGGCGCTGGACCGCCAGTCGGGCCGGAAACTGCTCGACCGCGCTGCGGAGAAGGGCCTGCGGATCGCCTGCGCGCCGGACACGCTGCTGGGCGCGGGACCGCAGACCGGACGCCGTGCCATCGACGAAGGCCGCATCGGCGAACCGCGGTCCGCGCTCGCGCTGTTCCAGACACCAGGGCCGGAAAGCTGGCACCCCGCACCGGAATTCCTGTTCCAGGCCGGGGGAGGGCCGTTGCTGGACATGGGCCCGTATTACCTGACGGCCCTGGTTTCCCTGCTCGGCCCGATCAGCAAGGTCACCGGGGCGGGCGGGCAGGCGCGACCCACCCGAGTCATCGGCAGCGGGCCACGCGCAGGCACGGAGTTCGCGGTCACGGTGCCGACGACGGTCACCGCGCTCGTGGAGTTCGAGCGGGGCGGCTCGGCACAGATCGTGCTGAGTTTCGACTCCGCGCTGCGCCGGGTGGGTCTGCTCGAAGTGACCGGAACGGGCGGTGTCGCCGTGCTGCCCGACCCGAACCACTTCGAGGGATCCACCACCCTGCACCTGGTCGGCCAGGACGACGCGCAGGAGATCGAGGCGCAGGGACACGCGGCCTCCCGCGGCACCGGGGCGCTGGAGCTGGCACGGGCGATCAGGACCGGGGCGCCCGAGCGCGCCTCGGGTGAGCTGGCGTACCACGTGCTGGACGCCATGCTCGCGATCGACGAGTCGATCACGGCGGGCCGCACGGTCCTTGTCGAAAGCACCACTGGCATCCCGCCCGCACTCCCACCGGACTGGGATCCCTACGAGCGGACGCTCTAGTCGAGCGGGACGGTCAGCAGGTTTCGCAGGAAGAAGCGCATCGACCCGACGAGATCCACCTCGTCGGGAGTGGTCAGCCACTGCACCTGCAGGCCGTCCTCCATACCGATGAACGCGACCGCCGCGGCGTGGGGATCGACGCCGTCGCGCAGCTCGCCGCTCTCGGCAAGCGCGGTGAACGTGGCGACGGCACTGTCCCGTGCGATCTGGTAGTGCCGGATGAAGTACTCGTGCGCCGGGTGGTCGGGGGCGACGGCCTCGGCCGCCAGCCGCGCGTACACCTCCACGATGCCCCGGTGCGCCACGTTGTACTCGGCCAAGGCGATCAGGTGCCGCAGCAGTTCCATGCCGGGCGGGATGTCGAGCTTCTCCCGTTCGGCGTCCTCGGCGTCGCGGCGCTCCAGCACCGCCGCGAGCAACGCCTCCTTGGTGGGGAAGTAGTAAAGGAGACCAGCGTGCGTGATCCCGGCCCGTTTGGCCACCTCACGCAAGGACGAGCCGTGGTACCCCGTCTCGCGGTACGCCTCGATCGCCGCCGTGATGATGTCCTCCCGGCGCAGCCGGCCCTTGAGGTACCCGGTCACGGCATCGCGGCTGGTCGGAGCGGCAACGGAGGGAACACGACCGACATCATGCCGCAAGCTGCGATGATCACGGGTGTGAGGAGTGCCTGCCGATGACACAGCTCGCCGTCCCGCGCGCTCGCGCGGCCCGGGTCGCCACCTGGATCTACTTCACGCTCAACGGCTTCGCCGTTGGCCTCTGGGTCGTGCACATCCCGAACGTCGAACGCGCCACGAACATCAGCCACACCACCCTCGGGTTGCTGTTGCTGTGCCTCGGCGGCGCGGCGTTCGTCGGGATGCAGGTCGGCGGGGCGCTGACCGACCGGCTCGGCCAGCGCAAACTCGTGCCCGCCGCCGGTGTGCTGATGGGCTGCGCGCTGTTGGGGCCCGGCCTGGCCGACTCGTGGTGGACGCTCGGGCTGGCGCTGATGGTGTTCGGCTTCGCCAACGGCACGATCGACGTCGGCATGAACGCGCAGGCCGTGGTCGTCGAACGGACGTACCCCCGGCCGATCATGGCGGCCTTCCACGCCATGTGGTCGATCGGCGGGGCGGCGGCGG
This window contains:
- a CDS encoding alpha/beta hydrolase family protein, with protein sequence MFRRSIVLLAAVLAFSPGVAAAGASAPAANPYERGPAPTEQALLAPLGSFTYSTVVVPRSQVTGFGGGTIYYPDDTSQGTYGGVVAVPGFVSPEGAVAWLGPHMASRGFVVFTIATTSPFDQPTARGKQLLAALDHLTQRTPDAVRKRLDPARLAVTGHSMGGGGALYASGARPGIKAAIPLAPYNQDKTWNEVATPTLVVGGSADQIASVDKHARPFYNSLTGARDRGLLNVAAADHGDFTQENSITGRYAAAWLKRFVDEDTRYDQYLCPATGGPGVTEYSASCPLS
- a CDS encoding sugar phosphate isomerase/epimerase family protein, with amino-acid sequence MTDVSVQLYSVRDEFAENPGEVLRRLAEIGFTQVEPYGLAENAAVLRTGLRANDLAAPTAHARLIDAGQHAVFAAAADCGVRVVIDPFVPAGKWQTAADIAATADALNAAAAIAPEYGVTVGYHNHWWELESRIDGRSAFEVFADLLDPEIVLEVDTYWATAGGEDAPALLRRLGDRVHAIHVKDGGLAVDASGQVPAGQGSVPVADVLAAAPRALRVVEFDRYDGDIFDGIAASYAYLKGHKA
- a CDS encoding Gfo/Idh/MocA family protein; the encoded protein is MSVGVGVIGAGVISETYLTNLSSFPDVHVVRVADLDTARAQAQAGKHGVPRAGTVADLFTDPDVELVVNLTIPAAHVEVGLAALDAGKHVWSEKPVALDRQSGRKLLDRAAEKGLRIACAPDTLLGAGPQTGRRAIDEGRIGEPRSALALFQTPGPESWHPAPEFLFQAGGGPLLDMGPYYLTALVSLLGPISKVTGAGGQARPTRVIGSGPRAGTEFAVTVPTTVTALVEFERGGSAQIVLSFDSALRRVGLLEVTGTGGVAVLPDPNHFEGSTTLHLVGQDDAQEIEAQGHAASRGTGALELARAIRTGAPERASGELAYHVLDAMLAIDESITAGRTVLVESTTGIPPALPPDWDPYERTL
- a CDS encoding PucR family transcriptional regulator, which codes for MFTQVPPASWTSGLPSARLWAALPRELAVHFRPRVDPLVRAILREVRPAVPEYRQQPEGVAVRQAITRCLDTVGAPAAVAQEAWKTVFRDLGRAEYDAGRDLSRLQSAYRVGGRVAWRHVREFGRASDVRADVLYICAEAIFAFVDEISALSIEGYTAAMTHATDTLASRRRRLVDLLVADQPVAPHTIAERAASARWPVPDLVTVVAVEPGADDHEFVPSGLPAEVLVDLVRAQPCLITPERHLRGLAARLPGRRLAVGPATRIADVPRSLSLARRTLALVRRGVLPDRPVSHCAEHLGTLWLLGDEFLAREIRARSLRPFDGLKPAQRRRLGETLLVWLRTRGSVLATAKELKVHPQTVRYRVHQLTELFGDRLDNADDRLNLQIALRADVLLDR
- a CDS encoding TetR/AcrR family transcriptional regulator, which translates into the protein MTGYLKGRLRREDIITAAIEAYRETGYHGSSLREVAKRAGITHAGLLYYFPTKEALLAAVLERRDAEDAEREKLDIPPGMELLRHLIALAEYNVAHRGIVEVYARLAAEAVAPDHPAHEYFIRHYQIARDSAVATFTALAESGELRDGVDPHAAAVAFIGMEDGLQVQWLTTPDEVDLVGSMRFFLRNLLTVPLD
- a CDS encoding ATP-binding protein, whose translation is MSGVAHPAVSAGLMEVTSYVGRRGEHAEVRRLLGSARLITLTGPGGVGKTRLAARLLRDSAKAFQDGAVFAGFAELRDPALVPALVADRVGLHDRSDEPTLHTVVAHLRDRATLLVLDNCEHLVGACAALAEAVLLECPRVVVLATSRQSLGVQGEQIFPVPPLRVPEEDTIEPSDYDSVQLFQDRASAVVPSFRVRADNSADVARLCRQLEGLPLAIELAAARIRSLSPRQIAERLTRRLALLTSGPRTAPERQQTLRATIEWSYQLCSEAEQRVWRRVSVFAGSFDLDAAEFVCAEPGAVLDLVDGLLDKSVLLREQHDDVARYRMLETLREYGQEELRRSGDLPEAGRRHRDWFDRTTGTADAEWFSSGQVVWVARLRRDHANLRAALEWSLTEPGEAAVALRMAARVNEYWTLRGSCMEGRGWLDRALAATPAGHPDRPLALSVNALHALWLFDVEVTEARLAEAGQHPAGPASTHLALVRSLTAMLQGQFAEAAELATSAAAACRAHGDLRREVHPLFIKAVSTAVLGDLAGARRGVRKMLALTGPVGDAYYHTMSLYAQAVVEVLYGDPVVARRAALAGVGANLTIGSRFGAAHHVEALAWACTCLDEHLRSATLLGIASRLWDLVGMSPEAAKSLSTPHFEHLRRTRKALGAARFDEARATGRALPEDQAMDYVLDGPSEPVSPTARPRTDHPLTARELEIAGLVAEGLSNREIAARLVISLRTAETHVQHILTKLDTSNRTQIARWFATRRT